AAGCAACGGTGTTGCCAAGCACTAGCAGCCAGATAATCGCACCCGCAAAAGCTCCCAAGAAACCGAGAACAACCGCATTTGGCGCATAAGGATAAACAACCGGCGCATCCAGTGCCGGTTTGGCACCTGGTACTAGCTTGGTAGCTATACCGTTAAAGGCCGGCACCAGTTCGCCTACGAACATCCGGACTCCCATCAGAACGATTGCGATTCCGCCTGCGAAAGTGAACGATTGGATGATGGAGTAAATTATAAAGTTCTGGTCACCGGATTGTTGCATCAGTGCCGCAGCGGCTGGCGTGCCCTTCATCGATAAAATAATGGCCCCGATGAGGAATAAAACTCCCATGCTGAGCGCAGTGATGACGTTGGAATCGCGAAGAAATTCGAGGCCTTTCGGCACTTTGATTTTCTCGGAATCGTTGTTTTTGTTGCCAAACCATTTGCCGAACAAAGCTGCCAACAGTGCAACCGAGGCTGAGGTGTGACCCAGCGCAATACTATCGTTGCCCGTAATTTTACGTAGGAACGGCTGAACAAGCGCCGGCTGGAACGTCCAGTACACGCCAAGGACAACAGCGATCATCAGAACCAGCTTCCAGATGGATATACCGCTGGCGGCATGAACGACAACGCCGGCAAAGATGGTCGACGTCCAGAACATCATGTGCCCGGTAAGATAAATGAATTTAAACCGGGTGAAGCGTGCCAGCAAGACATTGATCAGAAAGCCGATAAGCATCGCAAGCGTAACCGCGCTGCCGAATTTGGCATTGAACGCTTCCTGCCCTATGAAGGTGCCCAGGGTGCCGCTCTCCAAGCCGAACACTTCTTTCCACATCGGCTCGAATACGTTCAAGGCTTTCACGATGACATCAGAACCGGCCCCGATGATGAGGAAACCGATAATCGCTTTAAAGGTACCGCTTACAAGCTGGCTCGTTGATTTCTTCTGGAGCAGCAGCCCGATCAGAACGATAAATCCGAGCAGAATGGCAGGCGTTCCAAAAATGTTGGTGGCAATCCAAAAGAGTACGTCCATAAGCCCTCTCCCTTTCTAATGGTTTACAGCAATTCTTCCAATTTCCGTTTGATTTCGTCATTGTCGAAATAGTTGTTGACAATAAAGATCTTGGCTGCATGCCCTTGAAGCCCTTGCGCCAATTCATTGCTTGTCAGGATATAGTCGGCAGCGGTTCCCGATGCTGTTGAGACGTCCGTATGCTCAACATCGGCATGAATTCCCATGCCCCTCAGCACATTCTCTACATTCATTCTCAGAATCAAACTTGTTCCTTGTCCCAGACCGCACACGCATAAAATTTTCATGATTCGCTCCTCCTAATTAGTTGTTGGATCGTTTCCACATCAGCTGCATGCTTGAATTGTTCAACATTATCCGGACTGCTAAGCAAAGTCGTCAGCTTGCGCAGCATGGCGATATGCTCCGAACTTGAGGAGCCGCCGAGCGCGAAGACAAGCTGTACCGGATCGTTGGCGGCATGGCCAAAAACAACGGGCTTCCTCAAGCGAAGC
The window above is part of the Paenibacillus lutimineralis genome. Proteins encoded here:
- a CDS encoding PTS ascorbate transporter subunit IIC produces the protein MDVLFWIATNIFGTPAILLGFIVLIGLLLQKKSTSQLVSGTFKAIIGFLIIGAGSDVIVKALNVFEPMWKEVFGLESGTLGTFIGQEAFNAKFGSAVTLAMLIGFLINVLLARFTRFKFIYLTGHMMFWTSTIFAGVVVHAASGISIWKLVLMIAVVLGVYWTFQPALVQPFLRKITGNDSIALGHTSASVALLAALFGKWFGNKNNDSEKIKVPKGLEFLRDSNVITALSMGVLFLIGAIILSMKGTPAAAALMQQSGDQNFIIYSIIQSFTFAGGIAIVLMGVRMFVGELVPAFNGIATKLVPGAKPALDAPVVYPYAPNAVVLGFLGAFAGAIIWLLVLGNTVAYIFVPTMIVLFFHGATAGVFGNSTGGVRGAVIGGFITSTIVAWGQFLMVRFFIASTVPDTAMWAADSDMFIIGPILHFLAKLFF
- a CDS encoding PTS sugar transporter subunit IIB, producing the protein MKILCVCGLGQGTSLILRMNVENVLRGMGIHADVEHTDVSTASGTAADYILTSNELAQGLQGHAAKIFIVNNYFDNDEIKRKLEELL